A single genomic interval of Stieleria maiorica harbors:
- a CDS encoding cation:dicarboxylate symporter family transporter: MDLSTQILIALALGVFAGLFAGELCAPLAIIGEAFVGLLRMTILPYILVTLVVSLGRMRLRNSRRLARIGGTVLLGLWASCLTVVWVLPSAFPAWSSGSFFSTALIKDPEPLDVLSYFIPANIFESLTNNQVPAVVLFGICCGLALARSRNRGIVLEQLHVVADVLLSISKFVTRLAPIGIFAIAASTAGTVSLAEVGRLQAYLVAYTAGAVFLGFIVLPLLVTTLTPLTYRQVLFVVKEPMLTAFATGKLIIVLPMLIENTERLFQSQVRIDGKDESPAIDLLYGTAYPFPHVGKLLSMLFIPFAAWFLGAPINPSDYPTFLASGLFSFFGGPIVAIPFLLDQMQLPHDMFQLFLVSGVYGERLGDAVGAMHLCVLTLISIFGFNRLLRFNLLAILKYIAVVCLFGAILLVGVRLGLYRVITMADNKFDVIERMQLLEKPVQSVVIKQPLPNPEPLREGESLLQRIRRRGVIRVGYNEDNLPFAYFNNRRTLVGYDVEMAHSLARDLGVTLELVRFDRATLVDQLNADHFDIVMSGLVGTLERAQAMAHTESYMDVHLALVTRDYRSSNFRTLKRILALDDLRIGFADLSRGFVNRIEAALPDDTLVEIADNRDYFNGKHPDLDALLISAESGSAFTLMYPRFEVVIPNELNASLPLFYAVGNRDAQMRDFLEYWVGLRQKDGTAQDYYDHWVLGKTNGENEPRWSILRDYLHWIP; this comes from the coding sequence GTGGATTTATCGACCCAGATCCTGATCGCACTCGCGTTGGGTGTTTTTGCCGGCCTGTTTGCCGGTGAACTCTGTGCCCCGTTGGCGATCATCGGCGAAGCGTTCGTGGGTCTGCTGCGAATGACAATCTTGCCGTACATCTTGGTGACCCTGGTCGTCAGCTTGGGTCGGATGCGGCTGCGCAACAGTCGACGATTGGCACGGATCGGTGGCACGGTGCTGCTGGGGCTGTGGGCCAGTTGCTTGACCGTGGTCTGGGTGTTGCCATCGGCTTTCCCCGCCTGGAGTTCGGGTTCCTTTTTCAGCACCGCGCTGATCAAAGACCCTGAACCGCTGGACGTGCTGTCCTACTTCATCCCGGCCAACATTTTTGAATCGCTGACCAACAACCAGGTTCCGGCGGTGGTGTTGTTCGGAATCTGTTGCGGTCTGGCGCTTGCCCGGTCACGCAATCGTGGGATCGTGCTGGAACAACTTCATGTCGTCGCCGACGTGCTGCTGAGTATCAGCAAGTTCGTCACTCGGTTGGCGCCGATCGGCATTTTTGCGATCGCGGCCAGCACGGCGGGAACGGTTTCGCTGGCCGAGGTGGGGCGGTTGCAAGCCTACCTGGTCGCTTACACCGCCGGCGCGGTTTTTCTGGGCTTCATCGTCTTGCCGCTGTTGGTGACGACCCTGACGCCGTTGACCTATCGCCAAGTGCTGTTTGTCGTCAAAGAACCGATGCTGACCGCGTTCGCAACCGGCAAACTGATTATCGTTCTGCCCATGCTGATCGAGAACACGGAACGGCTTTTTCAATCCCAGGTCCGGATCGATGGCAAAGACGAATCACCCGCGATCGACCTGCTTTACGGCACCGCTTATCCGTTTCCCCACGTCGGCAAGCTTTTGAGCATGCTGTTCATTCCCTTCGCGGCGTGGTTCCTGGGGGCGCCGATCAACCCGTCGGACTACCCGACCTTCCTGGCGTCCGGGTTGTTTTCATTTTTCGGCGGTCCGATCGTCGCCATCCCGTTTCTGCTCGATCAAATGCAGCTTCCGCATGACATGTTCCAGCTGTTCCTGGTTTCGGGAGTTTATGGTGAACGACTCGGAGACGCCGTCGGCGCCATGCACCTGTGTGTGCTGACGTTGATTTCGATCTTCGGCTTCAATCGACTGCTCCGATTCAACCTGTTGGCGATCCTCAAGTACATCGCAGTGGTCTGTTTATTCGGCGCGATCTTGCTGGTCGGCGTGCGATTGGGTTTGTATCGCGTGATCACGATGGCCGACAACAAATTCGACGTGATCGAACGCATGCAGTTGCTTGAAAAACCTGTTCAAAGTGTCGTCATCAAACAGCCCCTTCCCAATCCCGAACCGCTTCGCGAAGGCGAATCCCTGCTGCAGCGGATTCGTCGCCGCGGTGTGATCCGCGTGGGCTACAACGAAGACAACCTGCCATTCGCCTACTTTAACAACCGCAGGACGCTGGTCGGTTATGACGTCGAAATGGCGCACTCATTGGCCCGCGACCTGGGGGTCACCCTGGAACTGGTGCGTTTCGATCGCGCCACGCTGGTCGACCAACTCAATGCCGATCACTTCGATATCGTGATGTCTGGCCTGGTGGGAACACTGGAACGCGCCCAAGCGATGGCTCACACCGAAAGCTACATGGACGTGCACTTGGCCTTGGTCACACGTGACTATCGATCCAGCAACTTCCGAACCCTCAAACGAATCTTGGCCCTGGACGATCTGCGAATCGGATTTGCCGACCTCAGTCGCGGGTTCGTCAACCGCATCGAAGCCGCATTGCCCGACGACACGCTGGTCGAAATCGCTGACAATCGTGATTACTTCAACGGCAAGCATCCTGACCTGGATGCCCTGTTGATCAGCGCCGAAAGCGGCTCCGCGTTTACGTTGATGTACCCCCGGTTCGAAGTCGTGATCCCCAACGAACTCAATGCCAGCCTGCCGCTGTTTTACGCCGTCGGCAATCGAGACGCACAGATGCGAGATTTCCTGGAATATTGGGTCGGATTGCGACAAAAAGACGGCACCGCCCAAGACTACTACGACCACTGGGTGCTCGGCAAAACCAACGGCGAAAACGAACCCCGCTGGTCCATCCTCCGCGACTACCTGCACTGGATCCCCTAG
- a CDS encoding GumC domain-containing protein, with translation MSAAPIPWKHIRNVLVLFAPLWIGAVLVFGLIGVSYSFLSSDIYAARQPLVVRDEATRAVDRLGRFASQTELKAAQETILEMAQNREVVAAALREIGPPDGGLDENWPPLATIDGASSSCVNILAPQGAEFGNTEVVYLEVKSEAPDRAVRFCHAMFDSLTKHLRDVRRVRADSVIVELTHARDLAKKNLDEVSDRMREIEVRFGADLGELRNLNDTYAGDSSYRRSLATTKEQLQTAELDLEKLQSLHALLVAGAKDPNKLLISGGDLLNSQPSLQRLKDGLIDAQLRASQLSGVYTLENPKRKAAIATEREIRERIIQETNAVIASMQPMLELQFAQVKRLSQKVKELSSKLQMLAEARTMYAEIDSELQQRSEQLAEAEQRLVDARASRSAALSTNLVAALGPPQVSDKPIGPGTTTMTFGSMMAGLIFGLGAVFLIAPGPTHSHGRRRWTDHLEGQNRRAEDRARLAQQKRRSSDVQPPQSELQHTPPQPTDQS, from the coding sequence ATGTCTGCTGCGCCGATCCCCTGGAAACACATTCGGAACGTCCTGGTGCTTTTTGCCCCACTTTGGATCGGTGCCGTCCTGGTCTTTGGTCTGATCGGGGTCTCCTATTCGTTCCTTTCGTCCGACATTTACGCGGCTCGCCAACCGCTGGTCGTACGAGACGAAGCGACCCGGGCGGTCGACCGATTGGGCCGATTCGCCAGCCAGACGGAACTCAAAGCCGCCCAAGAGACCATTCTCGAGATGGCACAGAACCGCGAAGTGGTCGCGGCGGCGTTGCGAGAAATCGGACCGCCTGACGGTGGCCTGGACGAAAACTGGCCGCCACTGGCCACGATCGACGGCGCGAGCTCGTCCTGCGTCAACATCCTTGCTCCACAAGGCGCCGAATTTGGCAACACCGAAGTCGTTTACCTGGAAGTCAAATCGGAAGCGCCGGACCGTGCCGTCCGCTTCTGTCACGCGATGTTCGATTCGTTGACCAAGCACCTGCGTGATGTACGACGCGTTCGCGCCGACAGTGTGATCGTCGAACTGACGCACGCCCGCGATCTGGCCAAGAAGAACCTGGACGAGGTTTCGGACCGGATGCGCGAGATCGAAGTCCGATTCGGCGCCGACCTGGGCGAACTACGCAACTTGAACGATACCTATGCCGGTGACAGCAGCTACCGACGTTCGCTCGCAACCACCAAAGAACAACTGCAGACGGCCGAACTGGATCTCGAGAAACTTCAATCGCTGCACGCCTTGCTGGTCGCCGGAGCGAAAGACCCGAACAAACTGTTGATCAGCGGCGGTGACCTTCTGAACAGCCAACCGTCGCTTCAACGGCTGAAAGACGGATTGATCGACGCCCAACTCCGTGCCAGCCAACTGTCGGGCGTGTACACGCTGGAAAACCCGAAACGGAAAGCTGCGATCGCGACCGAACGCGAAATTCGCGAACGCATCATCCAAGAAACCAACGCCGTCATCGCCTCGATGCAACCGATGCTGGAATTGCAATTTGCCCAAGTGAAACGGTTGTCACAAAAGGTCAAGGAGCTGTCCAGCAAGCTGCAGATGCTTGCCGAAGCGCGGACCATGTATGCGGAAATCGATTCCGAACTCCAGCAACGCTCCGAACAATTGGCCGAAGCAGAACAGCGGTTGGTCGATGCCCGCGCCAGCCGGTCGGCGGCACTGTCAACCAACCTGGTCGCCGCGCTCGGTCCGCCACAAGTCTCCGACAAACCGATCGGCCCGGGCACCACAACGATGACCTTCGGGTCGATGATGGCGGGCCTGATCTTCGGACTCGGAGCCGTCTTCTTGATCGCCCCCGGCCCCACGCACTCGCACGGACGGCGTCGCTGGACCGACCATCTGGAAGGCCAAAACCGCAGGGCCGAGGACCGGGCCCGATTGGCTCAGCAGAAACGCCGCAGCAGCGATGTCCAGCCGCCCCAAAGCGAGCTGCAACACACTCCGCCTCAGCCTACCGATCAATCTTGA
- a CDS encoding TIM barrel protein has protein sequence MLKNFSPKSLGINGRQSELIELALTYGFASMDIDMYEILRRSQRTTADDAAKFLKAAMGEGMGRLEQVGGFQLEINLDADDDAFTSQVGALHPLTELAADLEATRAYITLPAATDRLPYHEYFTTQQNRLSQVAEVLSAKGIRLGVGFNAAKVLRESKEFDFVRNVEGLIAIVKAVGNPNVGYIVDTWDWAVGDGGMDQLSEIPGSEIVAVRLGSLADDADPAKATRVDCVLPTAEGGLNHVNVVKHLIASGFEGPISPSASPTRYKGQTRENTVKEAQEAIDAICTAAGVEVKPLPMDLIEDIPYEPTPVA, from the coding sequence ATGCTCAAGAATTTCTCGCCCAAGTCTCTTGGAATTAACGGACGCCAAAGCGAACTGATCGAACTGGCGCTGACTTACGGGTTTGCGTCGATGGACATCGACATGTACGAGATCCTGCGTCGCTCGCAGCGTACCACGGCCGATGACGCCGCCAAATTCTTGAAAGCGGCGATGGGCGAAGGCATGGGCCGGCTGGAACAAGTCGGTGGATTTCAACTGGAAATCAACCTGGACGCCGACGACGACGCCTTCACCAGCCAAGTCGGTGCGTTGCACCCGCTGACCGAACTGGCCGCCGACTTGGAAGCCACCCGAGCCTACATCACGCTGCCGGCTGCGACCGACCGGCTGCCGTACCACGAGTACTTCACGACCCAACAAAACCGACTGTCCCAAGTGGCCGAGGTCTTGTCGGCCAAGGGAATCCGTCTGGGTGTCGGTTTCAATGCGGCCAAGGTCCTGCGTGAATCCAAAGAGTTCGACTTCGTCCGCAACGTCGAAGGCTTGATCGCCATCGTCAAAGCGGTCGGCAATCCCAACGTCGGCTACATCGTCGACACCTGGGACTGGGCCGTCGGTGACGGTGGAATGGACCAGTTGAGCGAAATCCCGGGTTCGGAGATCGTCGCCGTCCGCTTGGGATCGCTGGCCGATGACGCCGATCCCGCCAAAGCCACCCGCGTGGATTGCGTACTGCCGACCGCCGAAGGTGGATTGAATCACGTCAACGTCGTCAAACACTTGATCGCCAGCGGATTCGAAGGGCCGATCAGCCCCTCCGCCTCGCCGACCCGCTACAAGGGCCAAACCCGGGAAAACACTGTCAAGGAAGCCCAAGAGGCGATCGATGCGATCTGCACCGCCGCCGGCGTCGAAGTCAAACCGCTGCCGATGGACCTGATCGAAGACATCCCCTACGAACCGACTCCGGTTGCCTAG
- a CDS encoding DUF1588 domain-containing protein: protein MKSFQAISAARRSGVWNLAVLRSRPFTATGLVCLGSFLIGFLSPPSGGAAAETSGDALTRGKQIYAEQCLSCHGEGGRGGTEGYADALVGDASIGELSEIISDTMPEENPEDCVGEDAKAVAEFIYESFYSEAAQLRNRPAKQQFSRLTGTQLQQSLADLYQHFFGSPFRVEQRGLSASYFDSGRWDKKHLKVERIDPVLDFDFGRESPVEGVTPEEFYINWSGSLQVEHSGRYEIVVQSTCSMKVRFGHHQSVLIDNHVQSEGKTEFRRTLNLIGGRQYAIQIDFTQRKRKTEQPPAKFALRWVPPGGTETVIPTEYLLPSTLPSGFALQTKLPPDDRSYGYDRGTRVDRQWEDAITAAALEFGDIAVKELWPQYKRKHRKDSDENRGRLRGFLEELASVAFRGSIDEETKRLYVDAQVDAVEDDQMAIARACLMIIKSPRFLYPTLDESAPVSRRVANRLALTLYDSLPSDAWLQDQADKGSFAVDPKADPKTARQQAEQRVRQAALRMSDDPRLHGKVMEMFFDWLDVDPAAEVSKDPEKYAGFDAALLLDLRRSLELTLGDVFWSDSSDYRQLFLRDWNWTNERLANFYGDGWQPDSETQGDRLVRSKPAQGKSFGVLTHPLVMGHLSYYDTTSPIHRGVFLIRRVLGRTLRPPNEAFTPINPELHPELTTRQRVELQTGEVKCQVCHQKINALGFPLENYDAVGRYRETEKGKPIDASGGYVTRDGREVQFASPADLARFLAENEDAHRAFVERVFEHFAKQPLAAYGEEVADELVRRFRENDFQMRRLIVEIAVVVATEEFNKESFNEST, encoded by the coding sequence ATGAAGAGCTTTCAAGCGATTTCAGCAGCGCGCCGCTCCGGCGTGTGGAACCTCGCGGTCTTGCGATCCAGGCCGTTCACCGCGACCGGTCTCGTTTGTCTGGGGAGTTTTCTGATCGGGTTCCTTTCCCCTCCGTCGGGCGGGGCGGCCGCTGAGACGTCCGGTGATGCTTTGACGCGAGGCAAGCAGATCTATGCCGAGCAGTGTTTGTCCTGCCATGGCGAGGGTGGTCGGGGCGGTACCGAAGGCTACGCCGATGCGTTGGTCGGCGATGCCTCGATCGGTGAATTGTCCGAAATCATCTCGGACACGATGCCCGAGGAAAATCCGGAAGATTGCGTCGGTGAAGACGCGAAGGCCGTTGCGGAGTTCATTTACGAATCGTTTTACAGCGAGGCGGCCCAGCTACGCAATCGACCTGCCAAGCAACAATTTTCGCGGCTCACCGGGACACAATTGCAACAAAGTCTGGCCGATTTGTACCAGCACTTTTTTGGTTCCCCGTTCAGGGTTGAGCAGCGGGGACTGAGTGCTTCGTATTTCGACAGCGGTCGCTGGGACAAAAAGCATCTGAAAGTCGAACGCATCGACCCGGTGTTGGACTTCGATTTCGGCCGTGAGTCGCCGGTCGAAGGGGTGACGCCGGAAGAGTTTTACATCAACTGGTCGGGTTCGTTGCAGGTCGAACACAGCGGGCGGTACGAAATCGTCGTGCAGTCGACGTGTTCGATGAAAGTCCGGTTCGGACATCACCAGAGCGTGCTGATCGACAACCATGTCCAGTCCGAGGGGAAGACGGAGTTTCGTCGTACGTTGAACTTGATCGGCGGGCGGCAATACGCGATTCAAATCGATTTCACCCAACGGAAACGAAAGACCGAGCAACCACCGGCCAAGTTTGCGTTGCGTTGGGTCCCTCCCGGCGGGACGGAAACGGTGATCCCCACGGAGTACTTGTTGCCGTCGACTCTGCCGAGCGGTTTCGCCTTGCAAACCAAGTTGCCACCGGATGACCGCAGCTATGGATACGACCGTGGAACGCGGGTCGATCGCCAGTGGGAAGACGCGATCACCGCAGCGGCGTTGGAGTTTGGTGACATCGCCGTCAAAGAACTGTGGCCGCAATACAAACGCAAGCACCGCAAGGATTCCGACGAGAACCGCGGCCGGTTGCGTGGGTTCCTGGAGGAACTGGCGTCGGTCGCCTTTCGCGGTTCGATCGACGAAGAAACCAAACGGTTGTACGTCGATGCGCAGGTGGACGCGGTCGAAGACGATCAGATGGCGATCGCACGGGCGTGTTTGATGATCATCAAATCACCTCGGTTCTTGTACCCGACGTTGGACGAAAGTGCTCCGGTCAGCCGGCGTGTCGCCAATCGGCTGGCGTTGACGCTGTACGATTCGTTGCCCTCGGATGCCTGGTTGCAGGATCAGGCCGACAAGGGAAGTTTTGCCGTCGATCCAAAGGCCGATCCGAAAACGGCCCGGCAGCAAGCCGAACAACGCGTCCGGCAAGCCGCCCTGCGAATGTCGGATGATCCGCGACTGCACGGCAAAGTGATGGAAATGTTCTTCGATTGGCTGGACGTCGATCCGGCGGCGGAGGTTTCCAAGGACCCCGAAAAATATGCCGGCTTCGATGCCGCACTGTTGTTGGATTTGCGTCGCTCGTTGGAGTTGACGCTCGGCGACGTGTTCTGGTCCGATTCGAGTGACTATCGGCAATTGTTTTTGCGTGATTGGAATTGGACCAACGAGCGTTTGGCGAATTTTTACGGCGACGGCTGGCAACCGGATTCGGAAACGCAAGGCGACCGGCTGGTTCGCAGCAAGCCGGCCCAGGGAAAGTCGTTCGGTGTGCTGACCCATCCGCTGGTGATGGGACACCTGAGCTATTACGACACCACGTCACCGATCCATCGCGGCGTGTTCCTGATTCGGCGTGTCCTCGGCCGTACCCTTCGGCCGCCCAACGAAGCCTTCACGCCGATCAATCCGGAATTGCATCCGGAACTGACGACGCGGCAACGGGTCGAGCTTCAAACCGGCGAAGTCAAGTGTCAGGTCTGCCACCAGAAGATCAACGCCCTCGGATTTCCGCTTGAAAACTATGATGCGGTCGGCCGCTATCGCGAGACCGAAAAAGGAAAGCCGATCGATGCTTCCGGCGGCTACGTGACGCGGGACGGTCGCGAGGTGCAGTTTGCGTCGCCGGCAGACTTGGCGCGTTTCTTGGCTGAAAACGAGGACGCCCACCGCGCGTTTGTCGAACGCGTGTTCGAGCATTTTGCAAAGCAACCGCTCGCCGCCTACGGTGAAGAGGTTGCCGATGAATTAGTGAGACGGTTTCGCGAGAACGATTTCCAGATGCGCCGCCTGATTGTCGAGATCGCGGTCGTGGTTGCGACAGAAGAGTTCAATAAGGAGAGCTTCAATGAATCGACGTGA
- a CDS encoding DUF1552 domain-containing protein, with the protein MNRREFLAQLGVSSAAASLLMGLPSLSLGAEASARRKRVVFVFSPNGVIPKHFWPDSTGKDYDLKRILAPLGEFKDQMLTVKGICNRIQGDGDGHMRGIGCLLTGIELFPGDIQGGSDTPAGWSMGISVDQHIKNRLQADAATRTRFGSLEFGVMVPDRADTWTRMSYAGPNQPVAPISDPYQMFDKLYGQTKNRQMLASVLDDLAGDFNRVSKSLSSEDRHLLDLHLDLVRNVEKDLKTEFAAATKNDSAGHAVPKLPPNIEEQNDNMPQITKMQTELLVNSFVADFARVASFQITNSVGQPRMKWLDINEGHHGLSHEPDSNEEAYEKLIQINTWYAEQVAYMAKRMKETPDPSGHGSLLDNTTIIWTNELGKGNSHTRNDIPFVMVGGGLDFQFGQAYDFGKVAHNRLLLSLLEGMGMPEETFGNPDFCGDGALSGLMA; encoded by the coding sequence ATGAATCGACGTGAGTTTCTTGCACAGTTAGGTGTCAGTTCTGCCGCAGCGAGTTTGCTGATGGGGCTTCCCAGTCTTTCGTTGGGTGCCGAAGCATCGGCGCGACGAAAACGAGTGGTGTTTGTCTTCAGTCCCAACGGTGTGATCCCGAAACACTTTTGGCCCGACTCGACCGGCAAGGACTACGACCTGAAACGCATCCTCGCACCGTTGGGTGAGTTCAAAGACCAGATGTTGACCGTCAAAGGGATCTGTAATCGGATCCAGGGTGACGGCGACGGCCACATGCGCGGCATCGGATGTCTGTTGACCGGGATCGAATTGTTCCCGGGTGATATCCAGGGCGGAAGCGACACGCCGGCGGGATGGTCGATGGGCATTTCGGTCGACCAGCACATCAAGAATCGTTTGCAAGCCGACGCGGCGACACGAACACGATTCGGGTCGTTGGAGTTCGGTGTGATGGTGCCCGACCGCGCCGACACCTGGACCCGGATGTCCTACGCCGGCCCCAACCAGCCGGTTGCGCCGATCAGCGATCCCTACCAGATGTTTGACAAGCTGTACGGGCAAACGAAGAACCGTCAGATGCTTGCGAGCGTCCTGGACGATTTGGCCGGCGATTTCAATCGGGTCAGCAAGTCACTTAGCAGCGAAGACCGTCACCTGCTGGATCTTCACTTGGATCTGGTTCGCAATGTTGAAAAGGACCTGAAGACGGAGTTCGCCGCCGCGACGAAAAACGATTCCGCCGGACATGCCGTCCCCAAGCTGCCTCCGAATATCGAAGAGCAGAACGACAACATGCCCCAGATCACCAAGATGCAAACGGAGTTGTTGGTCAACAGCTTCGTCGCCGATTTCGCTCGCGTGGCGAGTTTCCAAATCACCAACAGCGTCGGGCAACCGCGGATGAAGTGGTTGGACATCAACGAAGGTCACCACGGGTTGTCGCATGAACCCGACAGCAACGAAGAAGCCTATGAGAAACTGATTCAGATCAACACCTGGTATGCGGAACAGGTCGCGTACATGGCAAAGCGAATGAAGGAAACGCCGGATCCGTCTGGTCATGGATCGTTGTTGGACAACACCACCATCATCTGGACCAATGAGCTCGGCAAAGGCAACTCGCACACCCGCAACGACATCCCGTTTGTCATGGTCGGCGGCGGATTGGATTTCCAATTCGGCCAGGCCTACGACTTCGGCAAGGTCGCCCACAACCGCTTGCTGCTCAGCTTGCTCGAGGGCATGGGGATGCCCGAGGAGACGTTCGGCAATCCGGATTTCTGTGGTGATGGTGCCTTGTCCGGGCTGATGGCCTAG
- a CDS encoding peptidylprolyl isomerase, whose protein sequence is MNLSRLATSLVTVTAVLVLVLPTSRSVAQESLRPSDPIAAIDGDPILLGELNYLLASKLKVKDLSDVNLDVQRASSALLVRQHMALQTLRQQGGTDLQTLLDRDWEEFLVALRRKGLNLDEYCKQFQSDERSVRQSHDWDSAWRRYLKSMMTDANLKRYYELHHENYSSARWNVSHLFIAVDKQSRDSQAIAEQRIQDITSQLQETSDAAEALKTKFAELAVRESEGATADKGGGIGWVSQPGDLPTAVMKAIRETETGSVTPPVLSPLGYHLVLVHEKKVERVAYEDVSDLTPLRRDAATALFDALVARHGKAKVVWYVKQLQPPGN, encoded by the coding sequence ATGAATCTGTCTCGTCTCGCTACATCGCTGGTTACCGTTACCGCAGTCCTGGTCCTGGTGCTGCCGACGTCGCGGAGCGTCGCACAAGAGTCCTTGCGGCCGTCTGACCCGATCGCCGCGATTGATGGTGACCCGATCCTGCTGGGCGAACTCAATTACCTACTCGCGTCCAAGCTGAAGGTAAAAGACCTCTCGGACGTCAATCTGGATGTCCAACGGGCGTCCAGCGCGCTGCTGGTCCGCCAACACATGGCCCTCCAAACGCTTCGCCAGCAGGGCGGGACGGACCTGCAGACGTTGCTGGATCGTGATTGGGAAGAGTTCTTGGTCGCGTTGCGCCGTAAGGGTTTGAACCTGGACGAGTATTGCAAACAGTTCCAATCGGATGAGCGCAGCGTTCGTCAATCCCATGACTGGGATTCGGCTTGGCGACGTTATCTGAAAAGCATGATGACGGATGCCAACTTAAAACGCTATTACGAACTCCACCACGAAAACTATTCCTCAGCCCGCTGGAACGTCTCGCATCTGTTCATCGCCGTGGACAAACAGAGCCGCGATTCCCAAGCCATCGCCGAACAACGAATTCAGGACATCACGTCACAACTGCAAGAAACGTCGGATGCGGCGGAGGCGCTCAAAACAAAATTCGCCGAGCTTGCGGTCCGCGAAAGCGAAGGGGCGACGGCCGACAAAGGCGGCGGCATCGGCTGGGTCTCGCAGCCCGGCGATCTGCCCACCGCGGTCATGAAAGCGATCCGTGAAACCGAAACGGGGTCGGTGACGCCGCCAGTCCTCAGCCCGCTCGGTTACCACCTGGTCCTGGTGCACGAAAAGAAAGTGGAGCGAGTGGCGTATGAAGACGTGTCCGATTTAACGCCGCTGCGTCGCGATGCGGCGACCGCCCTGTTCGACGCCTTGGTCGCTCGTCATGGCAAGGCCAAGGTGGTCTGGTACGTGAAGCAGTTGCAGCCACCCGGGAATTGA
- a CDS encoding DUF1570 domain-containing protein yields the protein MNRTLARHQALSPFHSRFTANSVAATSLLLGLAALVVSPVKECRAASPGLIEFTMGSNALLGIPIMDFPSELIVLARDGQLHTLTGKAKENIRTLDAAYQPATTMEMKVSLQKEYGREFEVVTTQHFLVVQPRGRGQRWPQLFERSHRAFIAYMSRRGVKIRRGRFPMVAVVMPDSAAMYLELERMNVDAKRVAGIYARESNRVITHDGGHLRFIADTVRHEAAHQSAYNYNVHSRIVITPRWVTEGIGQMFEPESMVGGQSGLHTRERANQGSLNQIRVRYDGGQSPEFADAVRDLVGANEMFNNPQTTGDAYAVAWAMMFYLAEREPDQFAAVLSGTSSRGTYQPYDRLARLNDFERWVGTDIDQFAKKVSWFLKSL from the coding sequence ATGAATCGAACCCTCGCGCGCCACCAAGCTCTCTCGCCGTTTCATTCACGATTTACGGCGAACTCCGTTGCCGCAACGTCGCTACTGTTGGGCTTGGCCGCACTGGTCGTTTCACCGGTCAAAGAGTGCCGCGCCGCTTCGCCGGGATTGATCGAGTTTACGATGGGTAGCAATGCGTTGTTGGGAATCCCGATCATGGATTTTCCTTCCGAGCTGATCGTGCTGGCTCGCGACGGGCAACTTCATACGTTGACCGGAAAAGCAAAGGAAAACATCCGCACGCTTGACGCCGCGTACCAGCCCGCGACGACGATGGAGATGAAGGTGTCGTTGCAAAAGGAGTACGGGCGCGAGTTCGAGGTGGTGACCACACAGCATTTTTTGGTGGTCCAGCCCCGCGGACGTGGGCAGCGTTGGCCGCAGCTGTTTGAACGCTCTCACCGCGCCTTCATCGCTTACATGTCGCGGCGAGGCGTCAAGATTCGCCGTGGGCGTTTTCCGATGGTGGCGGTGGTCATGCCCGATTCGGCGGCGATGTATTTGGAACTGGAACGCATGAACGTCGACGCCAAACGTGTGGCGGGAATTTATGCCCGAGAGAGTAATCGTGTGATCACGCACGACGGCGGGCATTTGCGGTTCATCGCCGACACGGTCCGGCACGAGGCGGCCCACCAGTCGGCCTACAACTACAACGTGCACAGCCGAATCGTGATCACGCCGCGTTGGGTCACCGAAGGCATCGGGCAGATGTTCGAACCCGAATCGATGGTGGGTGGCCAATCGGGACTGCACACGCGTGAGCGTGCCAACCAAGGCAGTTTGAATCAAATTCGCGTGCGTTATGACGGTGGTCAATCCCCGGAATTTGCCGATGCGGTACGCGATCTGGTGGGCGCCAACGAAATGTTCAACAACCCCCAAACGACCGGCGATGCCTACGCGGTCGCGTGGGCGATGATGTTCTATCTGGCCGAACGCGAACCGGACCAATTTGCGGCGGTCTTGTCGGGAACTTCGTCGCGAGGGACCTATCAGCCCTATGACCGGTTGGCCCGTCTGAACGACTTTGAGCGATGGGTCGGGACCGACATCGACCAGTTCGCCAAAAAAGTTTCTTGGTTTCTCAAGTCGCTGTAG